tcggagcaccgacccagcgtttgaaaggacccagcataaaataagcagagcatggttcaaaggataacagaatttaataaacataacagtgagatgacgtgctaaacaactaaaaagtctgcggtctggtgaggtggaaacacggcgcgctctcaacagcgcaaacggtccggagccacagcagttcggacccagggaccccgctgacacctcccaggtggctgcgacaaaccaagtctgtgaagaaagaaaacatgacatcagcttctcaccctgcaggcacggaacaactcagttcaaatctccactgcagcagaagctgattagacaattagcataacgtgacagctcactaacacaaggtgtgagggacaccaaatccactgtcattacttcataaaagtcaccaaaaccaaattacctcaggaagtgtgctgaagagcgtgagacctcacccaatcctccttcacagactgtggcgtcaaacctggagtggtctctgcgtccgtgatggtgagattgttctcctgacgtcgatctcacacgtctgctcacaaggtcgagtctctggcaatcacacactgtgcattcaaggtttaaatgcagcaatctctgattaagacaaaatacaccacagctgtgagtcctgatgacctgcacgtgataacaagcctcaggtgttcagggtgaggtcctgatgctcagccactcagtcctgaatgcataccacctggtgggagaaacagaaaacaaaaaccaagccagccaaacaccccagcccacaacacctaGGGTTTTTTAAgattagaatgggaggcagagccttcaggacAGAAGAGAGAAACAAGAAGATTCCCCTGAAAAAGACATGCCCACCGAGATCAGAAAACCAGGTGAGCTGATTGGTCAAACTTGAATTACAACATGGAACTAAGCTAtgactgacaccccccccccccccccccccattatgtAATAACACTCTCTTAAGTCTATGTGAAGTGTTTTCAGCAGATCCATCCTCATGCACCATGTAGACATCATCACAATAAAGTTGTGATGTCCAAAAACTGGTCCTGGAGAACTCCTGTCCTGCTCtgtccacatctgattgtctaaaTCAGGTGTCTGCTCCTCTTGGCTGTTTCAGAACACCTGAACTTTACTTTTAACACAGTATTTGTAGACTgttatttccatgtttccttcaCTAAAGGAGCTGAAGACTTGTAAAACTGTGTATGTGGGATCTGAACCTGTGTTATTCTCATAATAATAAGTTTGTTTTTTCCATCTACAGAGAAGATCAGAGCTAAACACATCATTGTCTCCAGGCAGGCCAGAAGAGAGAAACAAGAAGATTCCCCTGAAAAAGACACGCCCACCAAGATCACATATCCAGGTGAGCTGATTGGTCAaactcagtggtgtcaaaagtacacacatttgttacttaagtagacgtatagatactgcagtttaaaaacactctggtaaaagctgAAGTATCAACttcacctctttactcaagtaaaagtgaaaaagtatgtgctccaaaacctacttaaagtataaaagtataaagtaaccttaaaaaaaaaaaagtagatgccactatatgaattgaaagcttaatttaaaaactgattcattctacatgtggcccaagacccaaaaccccaaattaccccccaacaccacctgcacgaaaatgtttcaattctagaagctctgaaatgcaatctgggactattccagacaataaactgcagcgagtgcagcatccatttagtgaaggaagaaaaaaaaaaacccacaactttccttattcaaattcattccagtagtattctgctcttactaggatgcagcagttttctagtttggcagatagttctggagtaaatcactgaagaaattaacaaattgaaaatatggtttgactgaaactgtcattaaataagacagggatgaagtggaggtgtaagagtcactaggtgttcataggaaacacttatttatttatttatgtatttatttatgtattttcattgttagttagcttttatattttctgttgtgtttctattcaggttctttttgcctctttctctaaaattgtatataataatcattagattattaatatataaacaaaaataaatttaagaaatattacaatttgaaaacaaatctacccgaacgtgatgagagctgcaattgcttaatgctaacttttaacattgaaaatgccatagacatgctaacgcgttagcgtcgctcccgtttttaagttataaaatacatctatcaactgtttcagaagacaataacgggtcggtttaacatagaaaaggtaaataatactcacataagtatgctctttaaggttttagcgggggaaaattaagcgaaagaaagaaagaataaacaaagcaataggtggaagcattgcttcaatctgcgaaccactgctttgattggttcaaggttcaaagcaaagccgtgctgcagaaagttgattacaggcgcacatgacgtaaaaaaaaatatatatatatataaacattaaactgaagccaagagtaaggaggctgtttgttttaaaaatgtaaggaatagaaagtacagatacttgtgtgaaaatgtaatgagtagaagtcagaagtaggcagaaaaataagtaatggagtaaagtatagatacctaaaaagtgtacttaagtacagtaacgaagtatttgtacttcgttacttgacacctctggtcaaACTTGAATTACAACAAGGAACTAtgactgacccccccccccccccattatgtAATAACAGTCTCTTAGGTCTATGTGAAGTGTTTTCAGCAGGTCCATCCTCATGCATCATGTAGACATCATCACAGTAAGACTTGTAGAACTGTGTATGTGGGATCTGAACCTGTGTTATTTTCATCAtaataagtttgtttttttttatctacagAGAAGATCAGAGCTAAACCCATCATCATCTCCAGGCATGACAGAAGAGAGAAACAAGATTCCCTTGAAAAAGACACGCCCACCAAGATCACACAGCCAGGTGAGCTGATTGGTCAAACTTGAATTACAACAAGGAACTATGACtgacaccccccccacccaccccattATGTAATAACAGTCTCTTAGGTCTATGTGAAGTGTTTTCAGCAGGTCCGTCCTCATGCACCATGTAGACATCATCACAATAAAGTGGTGATGTCCAAACACTGGTCCTGGAGAACTCCTGTCCTGCTCTGCCCACATCTGATTGACTAAATCAGGTGTCTGCTCCTCTTGGCTGTTTCAGAACACCTGaacattacttttaacacagtGTTTGTAGACTGTTATTTCCACGTTTCCTTCACTAGaggccatattggcctctcttcattggcttcctgttaattctagaatagaatttaaaattcttcttcttacttataaggttttgaataatcaggtcccatcttatcttagggacctcttagtaccatatcaccccaatagagggcttcagctttcaggctcctctcctgtggaaccagctcccaattcggatcagggagacagacaccctctctgcttttaagattaggcttaaaactttcctttttgctaaagcttatagttagggctggatcaagtgaccctgaaccatcccttagttatgctgctatagacttagactgctagggggttcccatgatgcactgagtgtttctttctctttttgctctgtatgcaccactctgcatttaatcattagtgattgatctctgctatcttccacagcatgtatttttcctgattctctcccctcagccccaaccagtcccagcagaagactgcccctccctgatcctggttctgctggaggtttcttcctgttaaaagggagtttttccttcccactgtcgccaagtgcttgctcatagggggtcgttttgactgttggggtttttctgtaattattgtatggcttttgccttgcaatataaagggccttggggcaactgttgttgtgatttggcgctatataaataaaaattgattgaaaattgattgattgactaaaggATCTGAAGACTTGTAGAACTGTGTATGTGGGATCTGAACCTGTGTTATTCTCATCAtaataactttgttttttccaTCTACAGAGAAGATCAGAGCTAAACCCATCATCGTCTCCAGGCAGGACAGAAGAGAGAAACAAGAAGATTCCCCTGAAAAAGACACGCCCACCGAGATCAGAAAACCAGGTGAGCTGATTGGTTAAACTTGAATTACAAGGAACTATGCTAtgactgacaccccccccccccccccattatgtAATAACAGTCTCTTAAGTCTATGTGAAGTGTTTTCAGCAGGTCCATCCTCATGCACCATGTAGACATCATCACAATAAAGTTGTGATGTCCAAAAACTGGTCCTGGAGAACTCCTGTCCTGCTCTGTCCACATCTGATTGACTAAATCAGGTGTCTGCTCCTCTTGGCTGTTTCAGAACACCTGAACTTTACTTTTAACACAGTATTTGTAGACTgttatttccatgtttccttcaCTAAAGGATCTGAAGACTTGTAGAACTGTGTATGTGGGATCTGAACCTGTGTTATTTTCATCAtaataagtttgtttttttttttatctacagAGAAGATCAGAGCTAAACCCATCATCATCTCCAGGCATGACAGAAGAGAGAAACAAGATTCCCTTGAAAAAGACACGCCCACCAAGATCACACAGCCAGGTGAGCTGATTGGTCAAACTTGAATTACAACAAGGAACTATgactgacacccccccccacccccccattatGTAATAACAGTCTCTTAGGTCTATGTGAAGTGTTTTCAGCAGGTCCGTCCTCATGCACCATGTAGACATCATCACAATAAAGTGGTGATGTCCAAACACTGGTCCTGGAGAACTCCTGTCCTGCTCtgtccacatctgattgtctaaaTCAGGTGTCTGCTCCTCTTGGCTGTTTCAGAACACCTGAACTTTACTTTTAACACAGTATTTGTAGACTGTTATTTCCACATTTCCTTCACTAAAGGAGCTGAAGACTTGTAAAACTGTGTATGTGGGATCTGAACCTGTGTTATTCTCATCATAATAAGTTTGTTTTTTCCATCTACAGAGAAGATCAGAGCTAAACCCATCATCGTCTCCAGGCATGACAGAAGAGAGAAACAAGAAGATTCCCCTGAAAAAGACACGCCCACCGAGTTCACACAGTCATGTGAGCTGATTGGTCAAACTTGATTGGTCAAAATAAGGATCTTGACTAATCATCTAAATCAGTTATCTGCAGCTTTTGATTGGTTGAGAACAGCTGACTGAGTTGATTAGCTGTGGGTAAAGCATGTAAAGAAGAAAATATACAGAGTGGGGGAGCTGTAGGTGCAGTGTTGTCAGAAAGACCCTGCAGGGTCATTCTGTCCCAAATCACCCAAAGGGTCACTCCACAAGACTcccctgaaaaaaaaatcacaggggcTCCTCCACCAAACTTATGAAGAAATTCAAATAATATCTTTGTATCTGCAATAGTTTTGAACCAACAGCCCTTTGAAATTTTCACAAATTTAATGTAACTTGACAAATGAACTTTTTAGTCTATCGTCTGACTTTAGTAACTTATTTAATTTGATACGTACTGACTGGAAACTTTGGGACTATGGCTCTTTTATGTACAAAATTCCAAAATGAACTTTCCTTCCTACAAGGCTCTGAACATGCCGTCAATTCCTCAGTCTATTTGTCCCTTAGTCTATTCGCCCCTCAGTCTATTTGTCCTTCAGTCTATTCGTCCCTCAGTCTATTTGTACCTCAGTCTATTCGTCCCTCAGTCTATTtgtccttcagtctgtttgtaCCTCAGTCTATTTGTCCCTTAGTCTATTCGTCCCTCAGTCTATTTGTACCTCAGTCTATTCATCCCATCTTCAAGTGGTGTTGCTCCGTGTTTCAGTGTAACGATTATAGATCAGACACGTGTCTGTGATTGATCATTGCAGATTTCAACAGAAGTTGAAGTTGTCAACTAACTTAAagaaaaacaatttataaaaaaatGTAGCTGATGTTAGTGTTAAGGTCTTGGGGGGGAGGTTAGTCAATGATTAATATTTGTATAATTTTCAGTGATAGTTCATAAATGGCTCACTGGTGTCTTAGAAGGTGAAAATGAAGGTGAAAACAGGTTGGTAAGAAACGCATTTTGTCTTCTCTGACATTTAAAGCCGTGTGTTTGTattaaacacatttatttctgttaTCCGAGTGTCAGAAGGATTTTTTCAAATGTGCTCAATTGACAAAACTCACCAAAATTTagactttttttgtgatttgaagCCTttctagatttatttatttatttttgtcatgtgCATAAACACTAAAGCTGGTAGATTTTCCATGAGTTTCGATGCCAAATGTGGTCTAACGAAGGTGTTTCTAATTGGAACAGTTAAGTGCATTGAGACGCATCTGCTGGGTAAAGGAGGCTTTGGCCGCGTCTACGCCGGCTATGTAAATGACATGAAGGTCAGTCTGAAAGCAACACATACGACCTTTTTTATTTGTCAGTCGGGTCATGAGTCATGAAAAGTGCTAACCAAAGGACTTGGGTCATGATCTTCTAGGTGGCCATCAAATACATCCCTTTGGACCGTGTGCAGTGGGTTAAAAGGGTAAGTTTCTTGGTCTGAATCCCCCGTTTCCAAATAGCTGTTATTTGCAACACAGGTTTTATTCTgactctgttttgtgtttttaggtGACAGATGGTAAAACTGAACATGCTCCCCTGGAGGGCTTGCTCATGGCAGCAGCCACAGCTGGTCGTCCTGTTGGGGCCTCCACTGCTGTCTCACTGCTGGCCTGGCAAATCAAAGACAATGAGCTGCTCTTGATGATAGAGAGACCGTATCCCTGCTGTAACCTCGCCTACTATGTTTTCCAGAAGAAAGTCCTTCTGGAGAAAGAGGCCAAAGTAAGCAGCTTAATGTCATTTCAGTCTAACGACACTGTAAAAGTGCTGAAAGGTTTTAAACACAGCAACATTTGAAAATAGCGCCACCTATGGGTAAAAACACATCCAGTCAGATCATTCTGACGTAACATGAAACACAGAGTAAAGAAgagaaaatacacacacacacatacacacacactggttGTTGTGTTGTCGCTGTCTTGCTGATGTCATCAGTCTCCTGTTGCTGTCTTTCAGTACATCATGCACCAGTTGGTCTTTGCAGCCGCCGACCTCCATGCAAAGGGTCTCTTTCATCGGGACATCAAGTTAGAAAATATCCTGATTGAGAAGACACGTGAACGACGAGTGAGAATTATCGATTTTGGTGTTGGCACACATGCAAAGGAGGGATGGTACAAAAATTTTGCAGGTATACTGTTTGGCTCGTGCTCCTAATCTCTGGATTGGCACCTTTTATACCTTCTGTCTGTCTAATCTGTCTGCTCTTTATTGCAGGCACGTGGAACATTTGCCCTCCTGAATGTCAACTACAGCAGCAGTACAGGGCCGTTCCTTTCACCATGTGGCAGCTGGGGGTGGTGATGTACGAACTCCTGGGAAATGACAACTTTGAAACCAAACGGTTCCTGGCAAAGGAAGTGAACATGAATTTGAAAGCATCTAAAGGTAAGACGCCTCAAAAACTGTGGAGCTTTTCTTCTCACTCCAGAGCAGTTCCACGCTGGTTTACTCTTGATAAGTGCTGCTCAGGACGTCTAAAGTCCTTATTATGACAGCGCCCCACAGATAAacgtattattattatgattattattattctctcACTCTAATCCAGACTGTAGGGTTTTCATCCATTTTTTCTCTGTCTACAACACAacttgattttatttttcatttatggtTTTGGATAAATGTATCAGGTTCCAACATTTATCTTTGCTCTTGTGATTTTTCTCAGACTGCCAGGATTTCATGGACAAATGTCTTTGCGTCCGTCCGGAGGAGCGACCTGACTTTGAGCAGCTGATGACTCACCCCTGACTCCAGTGACGCGCCGCAGCACGTCTTCATCACTGCTACATGCACCTGTTTtccaaattgtatttatttattattgggcGTAACCTGGtgcctatttttattcttcagcatTTTGGTCGACGGCCATCGTTTTGtgcttctgaaataaagtttgagttgataTGGTGACCACTGTTAGCAGACTATGTCCTTTGGACTCGGGCTGATACAGATACGAGGGgtatgatacataaacagacatgcgaTGAGGTCTACTCACACCAATCTCAGAAGCAGCATGTAGAGGCAGGCTGCCCTTGAGCAATGCTTTAGAGTTTTTCTCAGTTGCTAAAACACTGTAAACCCTgttgtctgaaccaaatgctcagttgcctaaacccactgattgaatcagtcactcttttggcaaaaccatccgcacttttcacctgtttagacacaacttgccaacacattttcattgtgatgccCCTGTGTTGCATAATGATGAGCACAGGTGGCAAAGGTCAAACacagttagtttttcagtgttgctaaaacactaaaccctcTTCCCTGAATCAAATTCTCAAATGCCTGAACACATTTACTGAATTAATGTCTCATTTGGCAAAACTCTAGACTTCTTTCACCTTGGTAGGTGCATTTTGCAAAACTCATTCACTCTTTTTGCAAAACTCTTAACACATTCTCATACAATAAAGCACATTGTGCATTTTGATGCACCTCTTATTTATATTGTCAACCAAACCAGGTTGAAGATAAACACAATAAGCACAATTGACACCAGGTAGACAAATCAACTCAAAATTGATAACATGTCTAATGATGTGACAACCaata
The nucleotide sequence above comes from Thalassophryne amazonica chromosome 10, fThaAma1.1, whole genome shotgun sequence. Encoded proteins:
- the LOC117519532 gene encoding probable serine/threonine-protein kinase PLK → MPKYATKRLEDVVAMVAKKVHLRTGVRRLYTLDGRLIEDPKDLKSHEHYVAVGRGGFKPVPYNPEEPATCKEKSNRGEAASPAVGTAPRAQDVREDARDVKIRDEGELKKIDLQEEPPKRRNTFVVPLSAVEKIRAKPIIVSRHDRREKQEDFLEKDTPTKITQPEKIRAKHIIVSRQARREKQEDSPEKDTPTKITYPEKIRAKPIIISRHDRREKQDSLEKDTPTKITQPEKIRAKPIIVSRQDRREKQEDSPEKDTPTEIRKPEKIRAKPIIISRHDRREKQDSLEKDTPTKITQPEKIRAKPIIVSRHDRREKQEDSPEKDTPTEFTQSFKCIETHLLGKGGFGRVYAGYVNDMKVAIKYIPLDRVQWVKRVTDGKTEHAPLEGLLMAAATAGRPVGASTAVSLLAWQIKDNELLLMIERPYPCCNLAYYVFQKKVLLEKEAKYIMHQLVFAAADLHAKGLFHRDIKLENILIEKTRERRVRIIDFGVGTHAKEGWYKNFAGTWNICPPECQLQQQYRAVPFTMWQLGVVMYELLGNDNFETKRFLAKEVNMNLKASKDCQDFMDKCLCVRPEERPDFEQLMTHP